One window of Nocardia nova SH22a genomic DNA carries:
- a CDS encoding ABC transporter ATP-binding protein: protein MKTIMSLATGVRGYIAAVTALNVAGSATVVAQGFLMARVLAALLSGDGVSDSADLFGWIAALVVVRFLLVLAAARVADLTGAATKQALRRRAFGKLSELGPGHLSGRRTGELKSALVEDIESLERYYGSFLPSLSTAVLVSGGIVVVLGLRDIWLAAVLVGWMVVGVVGPMLWAKPLEARGTARMSAYVGLGATLLDVLQGITTLKAFGAGARRRKELAEKSDHLVAQWVREMAVALVSTGIATFAVVGGLACMVAVAAYRCASGATAVETVFLTLLLSAEALRTVGTLAGSFHTSYDAATGARRLTELFETPRLVGDTARDEAGPLEPSIAFEGVTFTYPGREDPVLTDFSLRVEVGETVAVVGPSGAGKSTLVALLARFFDPQHGSVRVGGRDLRDLPLTRLRSLISVVSQDTYLFTGTVRANIAMARPGAAAADVERAARIAGAHDFIADLPDGYDTEISERGTLLSGGQRQRLAIARAVLADRPILVLDEATASVDAATEAAIQAALDRLTVDRTTVVIAHRLSTVRDADRIVVLDQGRTAESGTHTDLLARVGRYRDLVAAQQEEH from the coding sequence ATGAAGACGATCATGTCGTTGGCGACGGGGGTGCGCGGCTACATAGCCGCGGTCACCGCATTGAATGTCGCGGGCAGCGCCACGGTGGTGGCGCAAGGGTTCTTGATGGCGCGGGTGCTCGCCGCGCTGCTGTCCGGGGACGGGGTGAGCGATTCGGCCGATCTGTTCGGGTGGATCGCGGCCTTGGTGGTGGTCCGTTTCCTGCTGGTGCTGGCCGCGGCACGGGTGGCAGATCTGACCGGAGCGGCCACCAAACAGGCGTTGCGGCGGCGTGCCTTCGGCAAACTCTCCGAGCTGGGCCCGGGACATCTGTCGGGCCGGCGCACCGGGGAGTTGAAGAGCGCCCTCGTGGAGGACATCGAATCGCTGGAGCGGTACTACGGTTCGTTCCTCCCGTCGCTGTCCACCGCCGTGCTGGTCTCGGGTGGCATCGTGGTGGTGCTGGGGCTCCGCGACATCTGGCTGGCCGCCGTCCTGGTCGGGTGGATGGTGGTCGGCGTCGTGGGTCCGATGCTGTGGGCGAAGCCGCTCGAGGCCCGGGGCACGGCCCGTATGTCGGCGTATGTGGGACTCGGGGCGACTCTGCTCGACGTGCTGCAGGGCATCACCACGCTCAAGGCGTTCGGGGCCGGCGCCCGGCGGCGCAAGGAACTGGCGGAGAAGTCGGATCATCTGGTGGCGCAATGGGTTCGGGAGATGGCCGTCGCGCTGGTCTCGACCGGAATCGCCACCTTCGCGGTGGTGGGAGGTCTGGCGTGCATGGTCGCGGTGGCCGCCTACCGGTGCGCGAGCGGGGCGACGGCGGTGGAAACGGTATTCCTGACCCTGCTGCTGTCGGCGGAGGCGTTGCGCACCGTCGGCACGCTCGCCGGATCGTTCCACACCAGCTACGACGCGGCGACCGGCGCCCGGCGGCTCACCGAATTGTTCGAGACGCCGAGGCTGGTCGGCGACACCGCTCGTGACGAGGCCGGTCCGCTGGAACCGTCGATCGCCTTCGAGGGAGTCACCTTCACCTATCCGGGCCGGGAGGATCCGGTGCTCACGGACTTCTCGCTCCGGGTGGAGGTCGGCGAAACCGTCGCGGTGGTCGGTCCCTCCGGTGCGGGTAAGAGCACCCTGGTGGCCCTGCTCGCCCGGTTCTTCGATCCGCAACACGGCAGCGTACGGGTGGGCGGGCGCGATCTGCGCGACCTGCCGCTGACTCGGCTGCGATCGCTGATTTCCGTTGTCTCACAGGATACTTACCTGTTCACCGGCACGGTCCGCGCCAATATCGCGATGGCCCGGCCCGGTGCCGCCGCCGCGGACGTGGAGCGAGCCGCCCGGATCGCCGGTGCGCACGACTTCATCGCCGACCTGCCCGACGGCTACGACACCGAGATCAGTGAGCGCGGCACGCTGCTGTCGGGCGGGCAACGCCAACGGCTGGCGATCGCCCGCGCGGTACTCGCCGACCGTCCGATCCTGGTGCTGGACGAGGCGACCGCCTCGGTGGACGCGGCCACCGAGGCCGCCATCCAGGCCGCCCTGGACCGGCTGACCGTCGATCGCACCACAGTCGTCATCGCCCACCGGCTTTCGACGGTGCGCGATGCCGACCGCATCGTCGTCCTGGATCAGGGGCGTACCGCCGAATCCGGAACCCACACCGATCTGCTCGCGCGGGTCGGCCGCTATCGCGACCTGGTCGCGGCACAGCAGGAGGAGCACTGA
- a CDS encoding TetR/AcrR family transcriptional regulator gives MTPRTKPAAERRTDLLDAAARVLVDKGADATTVDDITRAAGVSKGAFYLHFRSKQELIQALQQRYSRSFDDALQRAVDRHDDWGDKLDACVEAAYDAFHADIELHDALFLQPVVHTRPEDTTTETTSIEWLARLLADGVAAGAYRIEDVKTTAVLLFVAVHGFDAAFHGHLSPTREQLIRATQHLFRRTAGIGRPAQP, from the coding sequence ATGACGCCACGCACGAAACCAGCCGCGGAACGTCGCACCGATCTCCTGGACGCCGCCGCCCGGGTTCTGGTCGACAAGGGCGCCGACGCCACCACCGTCGACGACATCACCCGCGCGGCCGGCGTCTCGAAGGGCGCGTTCTACCTTCACTTCCGCTCCAAGCAGGAGCTGATTCAGGCACTGCAGCAACGCTATTCGCGCAGTTTCGACGATGCGCTGCAACGCGCGGTGGACCGCCACGACGACTGGGGCGACAAACTCGACGCCTGCGTGGAGGCCGCCTACGACGCCTTCCACGCCGACATCGAATTACACGACGCGCTGTTCCTGCAGCCCGTCGTGCACACCCGTCCCGAAGACACCACGACCGAGACCACCAGCATCGAGTGGCTGGCCCGGCTGCTCGCCGACGGCGTCGCGGCGGGCGCCTACCGCATCGAGGATGTGAAGACCACCGCCGTACTGCTGTTCGTCGCGGTCCACGGCTTCGACGCCGCCTTCCACGGCCACCTGAGCCCGACCCGCGAACAACTCATCCGAGCCACCCAGCACCTGTTCCGCCGCACAGCGGGGATCGGGCGACCGGCCCAGCCGTAA
- a CDS encoding NtaA/DmoA family FMN-dependent monooxygenase (This protein belongs to a clade of FMN-dependent monooxygenases, within a broader family of flavin-dependent oxidoreductases, the luciferase-like monooxygenase (LMM) family, some of whose members use coenzyme F420 rather than FMN.) codes for MSTPRKQVILGAYLGGVNHNTAWWDPRAGSQIDFSSFEHTARTAERGKFDFFFLAEGLALRERAGKVFDQDIIGRPDTFTVLAALAAVTEHLGLAGTINTTFNEPYELARRFASLDHLSDGRAAWNVVTSFDAFTGQNFRRGGFLDRADRYVRAEETLKAVRALWDSWDAADIVADKASGRFLARPDAGEFAFRAAQFDISGRFTVPRSPQGRPVILQAGVSPQGRDFAAANADAIFSPYGKLPEAAEFYRDIKARAVAAGRAGDDIKILPAASFVLGDTEAEAVEKYRTVVNEQVTGQTALILLEQIWNRDLSAYDPEGPVPDIEPDPDGPPIIQGRAFLHQDRFATVRRLREVAEAKKLTLREVVIDQFERGPLVGTPAQVAEQIDTFVRDNGSDGFILGSHLVPWGLDEFVDKVVPLLQDRGVLRAEYTGTTLRDNLGLPDVRSVGATAGNLAAG; via the coding sequence GTGAGTACTCCCCGTAAGCAGGTCATCCTCGGCGCCTACCTCGGCGGCGTCAACCACAACACCGCATGGTGGGATCCCCGGGCCGGCAGCCAGATCGATTTCAGCAGTTTCGAACACACCGCACGCACGGCCGAACGCGGCAAGTTCGACTTCTTCTTCCTCGCCGAGGGGCTGGCGCTGCGAGAACGCGCCGGGAAGGTCTTCGATCAGGACATCATCGGCCGCCCCGACACCTTCACCGTGCTCGCCGCGCTGGCCGCGGTCACCGAACATCTCGGCCTGGCGGGCACGATCAATACGACCTTCAACGAGCCCTATGAACTGGCCCGTCGATTCGCCAGCCTCGATCACCTCTCCGATGGTCGCGCCGCGTGGAATGTGGTCACCTCGTTCGACGCGTTCACCGGACAGAACTTCCGGCGCGGCGGCTTCCTCGATCGCGCCGACCGCTACGTGCGGGCGGAGGAGACGTTGAAAGCGGTTCGCGCGCTCTGGGATTCGTGGGATGCGGCGGACATCGTCGCGGACAAGGCGTCCGGCCGGTTCCTCGCCCGTCCGGATGCGGGTGAATTCGCCTTCCGCGCGGCGCAATTCGATATCTCCGGACGATTCACCGTGCCGCGCAGTCCACAGGGCCGACCGGTGATCCTGCAGGCCGGTGTCTCACCGCAGGGACGGGATTTCGCCGCGGCGAACGCCGACGCGATCTTCTCCCCGTACGGCAAACTGCCCGAGGCGGCCGAGTTCTACCGCGATATCAAGGCGCGGGCCGTGGCCGCGGGGCGTGCCGGCGACGACATCAAGATCCTGCCGGCGGCCAGTTTCGTTCTCGGCGACACCGAGGCCGAGGCGGTCGAGAAATACCGCACCGTCGTCAACGAACAGGTGACCGGGCAGACCGCGTTGATCCTGCTCGAGCAGATCTGGAATCGGGATCTGTCCGCGTACGACCCGGAGGGGCCGGTACCCGACATCGAGCCCGACCCGGACGGCCCGCCGATCATTCAGGGCCGAGCCTTCCTGCACCAGGATCGCTTCGCCACCGTGCGACGCCTGCGAGAGGTCGCCGAGGCGAAGAAACTCACGCTGCGCGAAGTGGTGATCGATCAATTCGAGCGCGGTCCGCTGGTCGGTACACCCGCCCAGGTCGCCGAGCAGATCGATACCTTCGTCCGCGACAACGGTTCCGACGGTTTCATCCTCGGCTCCCACCTCGTGCCGTGGGGGCTGGACGAATTCGTCGACAAGGTGGTGCCGTTGCTGCAGGACCGCGGGGTGCTGCGCGCCGAATACACCGGCACGACCTTGCGCGACAACCTCGGTCTTCCCGACGTGCGAAGCGTCGGTGCCACCGCGGGGAACCTCGCCGCGGGATGA
- a CDS encoding LLM class flavin-dependent oxidoreductase, giving the protein MATKIHLGVALDGAGWHPAAWREPNSRPAELFTARYWADLAGTAERGLLDFLTIDDTLAVPGERGTPTDRVDQVRARIDAHLIAARIAPLTRNIGLVPTVTTTHTEPFHVSTSLATLDHISGGRAGWQPRVSGTAAEAAHFGRRTLREATAEELRHALSEGAFPDFVVERFEEAADVVDVVRRLWDSWEDDAEIRDVSTRRFIDRDKVHHIDFQGKFFAVRGPSITPRPPQGQPVVTVLAHAPLIYEFAARSADLVFVTPDRDSGPAATIEQVNAAAARVDRAGEPLRIYADLVVFLDTDAATGAQRLARLNRVAGVEYSSDAAIFAGSAAELADLLIAWSQQGVDGFRLRTGVAVDDSAAIADRLVPELQRRGAFRTDYPGGSLRALLGLPTSVPNRYATV; this is encoded by the coding sequence ATGGCGACGAAGATACATCTCGGTGTGGCGCTCGACGGGGCGGGCTGGCATCCGGCCGCGTGGCGTGAGCCCAACTCCCGCCCGGCGGAACTGTTCACCGCGCGATACTGGGCGGATCTGGCCGGTACGGCCGAGCGCGGGCTGCTGGACTTCCTGACGATCGACGACACCCTCGCTGTTCCCGGGGAGCGCGGTACGCCGACCGATCGCGTCGACCAGGTCCGGGCCAGGATCGACGCGCATCTGATCGCCGCGCGGATCGCACCGCTCACCCGGAACATCGGTCTCGTGCCGACCGTCACCACGACGCACACCGAGCCGTTCCACGTCTCCACCTCGCTCGCGACGCTCGATCACATCTCGGGCGGCCGCGCGGGCTGGCAGCCCCGGGTGTCGGGTACCGCGGCCGAAGCCGCGCACTTCGGGCGCCGGACGTTGCGCGAAGCCACCGCGGAGGAACTGCGGCACGCCTTGTCCGAGGGCGCATTCCCCGATTTCGTAGTGGAACGGTTCGAGGAGGCCGCCGACGTGGTGGACGTGGTCCGCCGGCTGTGGGACAGCTGGGAGGACGATGCCGAGATCCGCGATGTATCCACCCGGCGCTTCATCGACCGCGACAAAGTGCATCACATCGATTTCCAGGGCAAGTTTTTCGCTGTCCGCGGGCCGTCGATCACGCCTCGGCCACCACAGGGCCAGCCGGTGGTGACGGTGCTCGCGCACGCGCCGCTGATCTACGAATTCGCCGCCCGCAGTGCCGATCTGGTCTTCGTGACACCCGATCGTGACTCCGGTCCGGCGGCGACCATCGAGCAGGTGAACGCCGCCGCGGCACGGGTGGACCGGGCGGGTGAACCGCTGCGGATCTACGCGGACCTGGTCGTCTTCCTCGACACCGACGCGGCGACCGGTGCGCAGCGCCTGGCTCGACTGAATCGCGTGGCAGGCGTCGAATACTCCTCCGACGCGGCGATTTTCGCCGGAAGCGCCGCCGAGCTGGCCGACCTGCTGATCGCGTGGAGTCAGCAGGGCGTCGACGGATTCCGGTTGCGGACCGGGGTCGCGGTCGACGATTCGGCCGCCATCGCGGACCGGCTCGTTCCCGAACTGCAGCGCCGCGGCGCGTTCCGCACCGACTACCCCGGCGGATCCTTGCGCGCACTGCTCGGTCTGCCCACCTCCGTCCCCAACCGCTACGCGACTGTCTGA